The genomic stretch TCCTCGCCGCGGTGGGCGGGAAGGCAGTGCATGAAATAGGTTTCAGGCACTTCGGCCATGAGCGCGGCATTCACTTGATAACCCAAGAAATCGCGGCGCCGCTTGGCGCTCTCCGCCTCCTGCCCCATACTGGCCCAGACGTCGGTGTATACGGCGATCGCCCCGCGGACCGCCTCGGCGGGACTGTCGGTCACGTGAAAATCAAGCCGCGGAATCTGCTTCTTCAACTGCTTGAGATAAGCGGCGTCGAGGCGATATCCGACCGGTGTGGCCATGACGAACCGCATGCCGACTAGCCCGCAGCCTTCAAGCAAGCTGCGGCTCACGTTGTTGCCGTCGCCGATGAAGGCGAGTGTGTGCCCGTTGAGCGATCCGATCAATTCTTTCAGCGTGTAGAGGTCGGCGAGCGCCTGGCAGGGATGCGCGAAATCCGTGAGGCCATTAATTACCGAGCAGGTGCAATACTGTGCCAGCTCGACTACCGTCTCATGCCGCTTCGCCCGCACGACGATCGTATCGACATATTGGCTGAGCACGCGGCCGAAATCGGCGATGCTCTCGCGCGAGCCGAAGCCCGTGTCGTTTCCCAACAGCAAGCTTTGCCCGCCGAGATTGATCATCCCGGCCTCGAAGCTCACGCGGGTGCGCATCGACGGCTTCTCGAAGAGCAGGGCCATCACCCGGCCCGGCAACAGCGGCTCGCGCAGCCCCTGGGCATACTTCGTCTTGAGGTCCTCCGTAATCGCGAAGATTCGCTCGATTTCGCCGGAGGAGAGATCGGTGACGGATATCAGATGACGCATTTTTGTCGAGGTCTAAGGAGTATCTCGAAAGTGAACTCTCGAATCCGAGTTGGTCGTAAAATCAGCGACGATTACTCCCTCTCCCTCTGGGAGAGGGCCGGGGTGAGGGGAAGTTTCAGTCGACTCGCGATTCCCCTCACCCTAACCCTCTCCCAAAGGGAGAGGGAACCAAATCTCACCGCCCGCGGCTTGCTAATTGCCGCTCGCCACTCGTTACTTCCCACTCGACACTTGCTGAAGAACTTCGGCGAGGATGTCACAACCCTCGTGGGCTTGCTCGATGGAAAGGTTCATCGCGGGCAACAGCCGCAGCACCGTCCCTTGCGTACAGTTGATCAACAGCCGGCGCTCCATGCAGGCCTTCACGACCGGCGCCCCTTCGACGGCCAGCTCGATGCCGATCATCACTCCCAACACGCGCACGTCGCGGATGACATCGCACTTCCCGCGGAGCGATTCGAGCCGCGCGCCGAATACTTCGCCAAGCTGCCGAGCATGTTCGAGCAGATTCTCCTGCTCAATCATCTCGATCGCCGCGATGCCGGCCCGAGCCGCGATCGGATTGCCGCCGAAGGTGGCCGCGTGCATTCCCGGGCGGAGGCTGGGAGCGATTTCGGCTGTCGTGAGCAGCGCGCCCCCGGCGATGCCGCCGCAGAGCGCTTTGGCGAGCGTCATGATATCGGGTGTCACGCCGAAATGCTGATAGGCAAACCATTGCCCCGTCCGGCCGCAGCCGGTCTGCACCTCGTCGAAGATCAGCAGCAGGCCATTGTCGGTCGCCAGTTGCCGCAGCCCGGCCAAAAAGCCTTCCGGCGCGATTTGCACGCCTCCCTCACCTTGCACCGGCTCGACCATGATCGCGGTTGTTTCCTTGTCGATCAACCGGCGGACGGCTTCGAGATCGCCAAACGGAGCATACATGAATCCGGCCATCAGCGGGCCGATTCCTTCGTGGTATTTCGGCTGGGCGGTGGCGGAAGTGGCGGCGAGCGTCCGCCCGTGAAAGCCTCCGCGAAAGGTGATGATCTTGTAGCGTTCCTTCGGCGTGTGCAAACGAGCGAGCTTGATGGCCGCTTCGTTCGCTTCGGCTCCGGAGTTGCAGAAGAACGCCTGCCCGCCAAAGCTCCGCTCGGCCAGCGCCTGCGCCCATTGCCCCTGGGCCTCGGTGTACCACGTGTTCGGCACGTGGATCAGCGTGGCCACTTGCTGCTGCACGGCCCGCACGACCGGCTCGGGGCAATGCCCTAGCAAATTGCAGCCCCAGCCGGGAAAGAAATCGAGGTAGCGATTGCCGTCGCTATCCCAGACGTGCGACCCCTCGCCGCGCACCAGCACGACAGGGAACCGCGCGTAATTAGGGACTACGTACTTCCGAAACTGCTCAATCGTTTCTTCACGAACCGATGTGCCGGCGGTAGCCATGGTTTTCTCCGTTCAACTGTCTCTAACCATTTCGGTCCCCACGCCTTGGGTCGTGAAGATCTCCAGCATCAAAGAGTGCCGGAGGCGGCCGTCGATGATGTGAATCTTGCGGACGCCTTTGTCCAGCGTTTCGAGCATCGCCTCGACCTTTGGAATCATCCCCGACTCGATCGCCCCGCCGCGGATCAGTTCGCGAGCCTGAGAAGCTGTAAGTGAATCGATCAGCGTTTCGGGTTCATCCTTTTTTCGCCGCACTCCGTTCACGTCGCTCAGAAAGACGAGCTTTTCGGCACCGAGCGCCTGGGCGACCGCCGTAGCGGCCGTGTCGGCATTGACATTCAGCTTCTCGCCGTCGGCGCTAAGGCACATCGACGGAATCACAGGCACCGTTCCAGCGTAACACAAATTGTCGATTGTCGTGCGGTCTACGCGGGTCACGCGGCCAACGTGCCCCAGATCGATCCGCCGCCCCTCGGGATCCTCAAGCTGAATCCGCTCGCCGAATAGGACGTTCGTCGAGCGAAAATTGAGCGGCATCGCCCGGCCGTTGAACTCCTCGATGCGCGCGGCGATCGTTTCGTTAGTCTCATAGGCCAGCACCTGCTCGACGATGTCGCGGGTGGCGTCGTCGGTGTATCGCCGCCCTTGAATGAACCGGGGCTGCAACCCGGCAGCATCCATCGCACGGCTGATCTTTGCCCCGCCGCCATGGACTACGACCACGCGCATCCCCACCGTCTCCATGAACACCACGTCGAGGAGGAGATGTTGCAGGGCGGTTTCGTTTTCCATGACGCTGCCGCCGAGCTTGATCACGGTGACCTTGTCGCGGAAGCGGCGGATCCAGCCCAGGGCCTCGATCAGCACGTCGGCCTTTTGAATGGCCTTTTTTTGGGTCGTTTCCGGCAAGAATCGGCTCTCCAGGCGTTGCCGGCTGAACCGGCGAGAAAAATCGGGCGTATTAGCGTATGATTGCCGTGGCCCTGAGCGCAGCGTGCGAAGGACAGTGGAAAACATGTCATTCTAAGACCGGCATTTGGTGTGTCAACGCAGAGAGGTCTATTGCAACTGGTTTGCATTTAGGCTAGCCTGGGCTTTATGAGACTTCGCGACCAATCATTACTGCCGAGCCGACGCGGCTTTACGCTCGTCGAGTTGCTGGTCGTCATCGCCATCATCGGCATTCTCATCGCGCTTTTGCTCCCAGCGATCCAGGCCGCCCGCGAGTCGGCTCGCCGGATGCAGTGCAGCAACAATCTGAAGCAGATTGGCCTGTCGATGCACAACCACGAGACGGCGTTACGAGTGTTTCCCTCCGCGTACCAAACCCTTCCCGGCGGCGTAATGGGAATGCCCGATGCGAACGGCGACGCCGGCCCCGGATGGACCGGCCTCTTCCAACTTCTTCCTTATATTGAAGGCGCGAGCACGGAGAAGCAATTCAACCGGAGTCGGCCCTCGTGGGACGCGAGCAATGCCGCCGCGGCCAAGACGGTCATTGCTGCGTACCGCTGCCCTTCGGTGGGCGATCCGTCGCTCACGTACCTTGTGAAAGACAGCGGCGGAAAGCAATTGGCTGAGTTCTCCCGATCGCACTATGTGCTCTGCGCCGGCCGGCACGATATTTGGACTGATCCTCGCCCCGATCTAAGCGGTATCGCCGACGGCGTGTTCTTCCGCAATAGCCGCATTCGGGTCAAGGACATCACCGACGGCACTAGCCACACGATGTTTGCCGCCGAGCAAACTCCGACGCATAGCGATTCAACGTCG from Pirellulales bacterium encodes the following:
- a CDS encoding aspartate aminotransferase family protein is translated as MATAGTSVREETIEQFRKYVVPNYARFPVVLVRGEGSHVWDSDGNRYLDFFPGWGCNLLGHCPEPVVRAVQQQVATLIHVPNTWYTEAQGQWAQALAERSFGGQAFFCNSGAEANEAAIKLARLHTPKERYKIITFRGGFHGRTLAATSATAQPKYHEGIGPLMAGFMYAPFGDLEAVRRLIDKETTAIMVEPVQGEGGVQIAPEGFLAGLRQLATDNGLLLIFDEVQTGCGRTGQWFAYQHFGVTPDIMTLAKALCGGIAGGALLTTAEIAPSLRPGMHAATFGGNPIAARAGIAAIEMIEQENLLEHARQLGEVFGARLESLRGKCDVIRDVRVLGVMIGIELAVEGAPVVKACMERRLLINCTQGTVLRLLPAMNLSIEQAHEGCDILAEVLQQVSSGK
- the argB gene encoding acetylglutamate kinase, which encodes MPETTQKKAIQKADVLIEALGWIRRFRDKVTVIKLGGSVMENETALQHLLLDVVFMETVGMRVVVVHGGGAKISRAMDAAGLQPRFIQGRRYTDDATRDIVEQVLAYETNETIAARIEEFNGRAMPLNFRSTNVLFGERIQLEDPEGRRIDLGHVGRVTRVDRTTIDNLCYAGTVPVIPSMCLSADGEKLNVNADTAATAVAQALGAEKLVFLSDVNGVRRKKDEPETLIDSLTASQARELIRGGAIESGMIPKVEAMLETLDKGVRKIHIIDGRLRHSLMLEIFTTQGVGTEMVRDS
- the argF gene encoding ornithine carbamoyltransferase, with product MRHLISVTDLSSGEIERIFAITEDLKTKYAQGLREPLLPGRVMALLFEKPSMRTRVSFEAGMINLGGQSLLLGNDTGFGSRESIADFGRVLSQYVDTIVVRAKRHETVVELAQYCTCSVINGLTDFAHPCQALADLYTLKELIGSLNGHTLAFIGDGNNVSRSLLEGCGLVGMRFVMATPVGYRLDAAYLKQLKKQIPRLDFHVTDSPAEAVRGAIAVYTDVWASMGQEAESAKRRRDFLGYQVNAALMAEVPETYFMHCLPAHRGEEVTDEVIDGPQSIVVQQAANRLHVQKGILAWLLGRQAGIGV
- a CDS encoding DUF1559 domain-containing protein, with product MRLRDQSLLPSRRGFTLVELLVVIAIIGILIALLLPAIQAARESARRMQCSNNLKQIGLSMHNHETALRVFPSAYQTLPGGVMGMPDANGDAGPGWTGLFQLLPYIEGASTEKQFNRSRPSWDASNAAAAKTVIAAYRCPSVGDPSLTYLVKDSGGKQLAEFSRSHYVLCAGRHDIWTDPRPDLSGIADGVFFRNSRIRVKDITDGTSHTMFAAEQTPTHSDSTSVGIVPGAATCPTPRYVAAGCDVAAPQINYHSGPGLFETPPTIKPPNDVFPGYVDETHSDHPGGCNVLLGDGSVRWVSDLINQLVWEAMATRAGGEPVYETE